In Rahnella aquatilis CIP 78.65 = ATCC 33071, one DNA window encodes the following:
- a CDS encoding LysR family transcriptional regulator — MFKQLQDMALFALVAECGSFTQAASRAGLPKSSVSHRISQLEKSVGLRLLNRTTRQLNLTFAGERYLIHCQEMLQASERAELAIRRLRDNPSGRLRITSPAGLGATLLARMNVEFQKRYPDVSLEVSVSDALVDLVQEGFDIALRTGKPQDSSLIGRELGHSPRYLLASPDYLAQHPALESPQQLASHHCIAHRAWSEWVLHRGETWHRWLLPSAHTTDNLLYARECALAGAGITLLPAFLCHDEVAKGTLVRVLPEWEAEGNDLYLVYPGRKLNSPALACFIEFMLEEYGFAKSYSEALAG, encoded by the coding sequence ATGTTTAAGCAGTTGCAGGATATGGCGCTGTTTGCGCTGGTCGCAGAATGCGGCAGTTTTACTCAGGCCGCCAGCCGCGCCGGTTTGCCAAAATCCAGCGTCAGTCATCGCATCAGCCAGCTGGAGAAATCCGTCGGTCTGCGCCTGCTTAACCGCACGACGCGGCAACTGAATCTGACGTTCGCCGGTGAACGTTACCTGATCCACTGTCAGGAAATGCTGCAGGCCAGCGAACGGGCAGAACTGGCGATCCGCCGTTTACGCGATAATCCGAGCGGTCGGCTGCGGATCACCAGTCCGGCGGGGCTGGGCGCGACGTTGCTGGCGCGTATGAACGTCGAGTTTCAGAAGCGTTATCCCGATGTGTCGCTGGAAGTGTCAGTTTCCGATGCGCTGGTGGATCTGGTGCAGGAAGGGTTTGATATCGCACTGCGTACCGGTAAGCCGCAGGATTCCTCGCTGATTGGCCGCGAGCTGGGGCACAGCCCGCGCTATCTGCTGGCGTCACCGGACTATCTGGCGCAGCATCCGGCTCTTGAGTCGCCGCAGCAACTGGCGTCGCATCACTGCATTGCGCACCGGGCGTGGTCGGAATGGGTACTGCATCGCGGCGAGACCTGGCATCGCTGGCTGCTGCCTTCGGCGCATACCACCGACAACCTGCTGTATGCACGGGAGTGCGCGCTGGCAGGGGCAGGCATCACGCTGCTACCGGCATTTTTATGCCATGACGAAGTGGCGAAAGGCACGCTGGTGCGGGTGTTACCGGAATGGGAAGCGGAAGGGAATGATTTGTACCTGGTCTATCCGGGACGAAAACTGAATTCTCCGGCACTGGCCTGTTTTATTGAGTTTATGCTGGAAGAATATGGCTTTGCGAAGAGCTACAGCGAGGCGCTGGCAGGTTAG
- a CDS encoding zinc-binding alcohol dehydrogenase family protein, translated as MSVNAIAVNPKNPARFIAVELPQPVAQDYDLLVEVKAVSVNPVDTKVHKGVQKSGLDAPKVLGWDASGIVKSVGSAVKNFKAGDEVWYAGDITRSGSNATEQLIDSRIVSVKPQSLNWAQAAAMPLTTLTAWEALFEHLNIQDAAADKTLLIIGGAGGVGSLAIPFASLRSKVKVIATASRPESAQWCLDRGADLTVNYKDLKGELAKHDIRQVDFILCLNDTDGHWEAIADLIAPMGHICTIVENEHPLDMNKLKLKSAALHWELMYTRSMFTTPDIAEQGKILKQVAALVDEGKVQTTLSETLHGLTVESIEAAHARVLDGHMQGKVVVAF; from the coding sequence ATGTCCGTTAACGCTATTGCAGTAAACCCGAAAAATCCGGCCCGTTTTATTGCTGTTGAATTGCCACAACCCGTTGCCCAGGATTACGACCTGCTGGTGGAAGTGAAAGCCGTGTCGGTCAATCCGGTCGATACCAAAGTGCACAAAGGCGTGCAGAAAAGCGGTCTGGACGCGCCAAAAGTGCTGGGCTGGGATGCCAGCGGCATCGTTAAATCCGTGGGCAGCGCGGTGAAAAATTTCAAAGCCGGTGATGAAGTCTGGTATGCCGGAGATATCACCCGTTCCGGCAGCAACGCGACTGAACAACTGATCGACTCACGCATTGTGTCCGTTAAACCGCAAAGCCTGAACTGGGCGCAAGCCGCCGCCATGCCGCTGACCACGCTGACCGCCTGGGAAGCCCTGTTCGAGCATCTCAACATTCAGGATGCCGCAGCGGACAAAACCCTGCTGATCATCGGCGGTGCCGGTGGTGTGGGTTCACTTGCCATCCCGTTCGCGTCATTGCGCAGCAAGGTGAAAGTTATCGCCACCGCTTCGCGTCCTGAATCAGCGCAATGGTGTCTGGATCGCGGTGCGGATCTGACCGTGAATTACAAAGATCTGAAAGGTGAACTGGCGAAACACGATATCAGACAGGTAGATTTCATTCTGTGCCTGAACGATACCGACGGGCACTGGGAGGCAATCGCTGATCTGATCGCGCCAATGGGTCATATCTGTACCATCGTTGAAAACGAACATCCGCTGGATATGAATAAACTGAAGCTGAAAAGTGCCGCGCTGCACTGGGAACTGATGTACACCCGCAGCATGTTTACCACGCCGGATATTGCCGAACAGGGCAAAATTCTTAAGCAGGTCGCCGCGCTGGTCGATGAAGGCAAAGTGCAGACCACGCTCAGCGAAACCCTGCATGGTCTGACCGTGGAAAGCATCGAAGCCGCTCACGCCAGGGTGCTCGACGGGCATATGCAGGGCAAAGTCGTCGTCGCCTTCTAA
- a CDS encoding DUF2950 domain-containing protein, whose translation MKRLRHFLISTGLLLLPLTGFAQQTFATPELAAQALVKAIEAHDDASLQKLLGNDWQVYLPPEDVDPDEVARFLRDWHISHNIAEHGDTAHLNVGSENWQLPIPLKHTAQGWSFDMAAGAAEIETRTIGRNELSAIQAVSAYADAQHEYQQSTGQYAQRFISMPGQHDGLYWPVKEGEAPSPLGPAFGNDHPGSDYHGYFYRILTAQGANASGGAYSYIENGKMTKGFALIAWPAVYGHTGVTSFMINQQGEVYQQDLGEHTDAAAKAITAFDPDAKWQKVDDGE comes from the coding sequence ATGAAGAGATTGCGTCATTTTTTGATTTCAACCGGCCTGCTGTTGCTGCCTTTAACCGGTTTCGCGCAGCAGACGTTTGCCACCCCGGAACTTGCCGCGCAGGCACTGGTAAAAGCCATTGAAGCGCATGATGATGCGTCGCTGCAAAAACTGCTTGGGAATGACTGGCAGGTGTATCTGCCGCCAGAAGATGTAGATCCGGACGAGGTGGCGCGTTTTCTGCGTGACTGGCATATCAGCCATAACATCGCAGAACATGGCGACACCGCACACCTGAATGTGGGGTCCGAAAACTGGCAGTTGCCGATCCCGCTGAAACACACGGCGCAGGGCTGGTCATTTGATATGGCTGCCGGTGCCGCTGAAATCGAAACCCGCACTATTGGCCGCAATGAGCTTTCCGCCATTCAGGCGGTTTCTGCCTACGCCGATGCGCAGCACGAATATCAGCAGTCTACCGGACAATACGCTCAGCGCTTTATCAGTATGCCGGGCCAGCATGACGGTCTGTACTGGCCGGTGAAGGAGGGAGAAGCGCCCAGCCCGTTAGGTCCGGCCTTTGGCAACGATCATCCGGGATCGGATTATCACGGGTACTTTTACCGCATCCTCACCGCGCAGGGCGCAAACGCCAGCGGCGGTGCGTACAGTTACATCGAAAATGGCAAGATGACCAAAGGTTTTGCGCTGATCGCCTGGCCGGCGGTTTACGGCCATACCGGCGTGACCAGCTTTATGATCAATCAGCAGGGCGAGGTGTATCAGCAGGATTTAGGTGAGCATACCGACGCCGCCGCAAAAGCGATCACGGCGTTTGACCCCGATGCCAAATGGCAAAAAGTGGACGATGGGGAATAG
- a CDS encoding DUF3300 domain-containing protein: protein MNLSFKPWGIAVLCGAGAFALASVLFMQGWLPVSSQAETTTQTAPVAVPPPAAAPVAAVTPPAFTQAQLDQWVAPVALYPDSLLSQVLMASTYPMNVIQAVQWSRDHPQSQGDAAVAQVANEPWDPSVKSLVAFPQLLALMGEDPAWVQNLGNAFLAQPDEVMNTVQKFRQVAQNSGALKSTPQQTVTVKPKAAAQSSSTAVVKSAPAQQTIVIESADPQVVYVPSYNPNVVYGAWPTPAYPPVYLPPPPGQQFVSGVASGIGFGVGVAATYAIFGGIDWDDDDHHHDDYDHHGGSQNNYVNVNVNNYNRISGNNNNALNHPGNANTAGWQHNPAFNAGLPNRSANLNGATQSRVLNNAAQRNNYRGFDNNAVGRNNGGVQNQNLEQRRQQAASVMSQHQNTPQVHSQPRDLQHAAPAAGMREHSASHNVTERQLPQHQPLSQHKANRQPVQQSNLNQHQRQNLNASRSTAFSGNSSRGPSWQQQQARGSQSREHMQNVQRSRPASAEPAHLHRR from the coding sequence ATGAATTTATCATTCAAGCCCTGGGGTATCGCAGTATTATGCGGCGCGGGAGCATTCGCTCTGGCCAGCGTGTTGTTCATGCAAGGCTGGCTTCCGGTCAGCAGTCAGGCCGAAACCACGACGCAGACTGCGCCTGTCGCCGTTCCACCTCCTGCGGCAGCCCCTGTGGCTGCGGTAACGCCACCGGCGTTTACGCAGGCTCAGCTCGATCAGTGGGTCGCGCCCGTGGCGCTCTATCCTGACAGCCTGCTTTCGCAGGTGCTGATGGCCTCTACCTATCCGATGAATGTCATTCAGGCAGTGCAATGGTCACGCGACCATCCGCAAAGTCAGGGCGATGCCGCCGTTGCTCAGGTTGCGAATGAGCCGTGGGATCCGAGCGTAAAATCGCTGGTGGCTTTCCCGCAATTGCTGGCGCTGATGGGGGAAGATCCGGCGTGGGTGCAGAATCTGGGTAACGCGTTTCTGGCGCAACCGGATGAGGTGATGAACACCGTGCAGAAATTCCGGCAGGTGGCGCAAAACAGCGGGGCGCTGAAAAGTACGCCGCAGCAGACCGTGACAGTCAAACCCAAAGCGGCGGCGCAAAGCAGCTCAACCGCGGTGGTGAAAAGTGCCCCTGCGCAGCAAACCATCGTGATTGAATCCGCTGATCCGCAGGTGGTGTATGTGCCGAGTTACAACCCGAATGTCGTGTATGGCGCATGGCCGACACCGGCCTATCCGCCGGTGTATTTGCCACCGCCTCCGGGGCAGCAGTTTGTCAGCGGCGTGGCATCGGGCATCGGGTTTGGTGTCGGTGTGGCAGCGACTTACGCCATTTTCGGGGGTATCGACTGGGATGACGACGATCATCATCACGATGATTATGATCATCACGGCGGTTCACAAAATAATTATGTCAACGTGAACGTCAACAATTACAACCGCATTTCCGGCAATAATAACAATGCGCTGAATCATCCGGGCAACGCCAATACCGCTGGCTGGCAGCATAATCCGGCGTTCAATGCCGGTTTGCCAAACCGCAGTGCGAACCTCAATGGCGCGACGCAGAGCCGGGTACTGAATAATGCGGCGCAGCGTAATAACTATCGTGGTTTCGACAATAACGCGGTCGGCCGTAATAACGGCGGTGTGCAGAATCAAAATCTGGAGCAGCGCCGTCAGCAGGCGGCATCGGTGATGAGTCAGCATCAGAACACACCGCAGGTTCATTCTCAGCCGCGGGATCTTCAACATGCAGCGCCTGCCGCCGGTATGAGGGAGCATTCAGCTTCGCATAATGTCACGGAGCGCCAGTTGCCGCAGCATCAGCCACTGTCTCAGCACAAGGCGAATCGCCAGCCGGTCCAGCAATCTAACCTGAACCAACATCAGCGGCAGAATCTGAATGCATCACGCAGCACGGCATTCAGCGGGAACTCAAGCCGCGGGCCGTCATGGCAACAGCAGCAAGCGCGGGGCAGTCAGAGCCGCGAGCATATGCAGAATGTCCAGCGGTCACGCCCTGCCAGTGCAGAACCCGCTCATTTACACCGTCGCTAG
- the nadR gene encoding multifunctional transcriptional regulator/nicotinamide-nucleotide adenylyltransferase/ribosylnicotinamide kinase NadR — MSQFDYLKTAIKQQGRTLQQVAEASGMTKGYLSQLLNAKIKSPSAQKLEALHRFLDLEFPRREKNIGVVFGKFYPLHTGHIYLIQRACSQVDELHIIMGYDEPRDRELFENSSMSQQPTVSDRLRWLLQTFKYQKNIRIHAFNEEGMEPYPHGWDVWGRGIKEFMNQKGIEPNTIYSSEEADAPQYREHLGIETVLIDPKRSFMNISGRQIRQDPFRYWDYIPTEVKPFFVRTVAILGGESSGKSTLVNKLANIFNTTSAWEYGRDYVFSHLGGDEMALQYSDYDKIALGQAQYIDFAVKYANKVAFIDTDFLTTQAFCKKYEGREHPFVQALMDEYRFDLVILLENNTPWVADGLRSLGSTSDRMSFQNLLIEMLNQNNVEYVHVESSDYDQRFLECVELVQNMLAADTSRLNGPPLR, encoded by the coding sequence ATGTCACAGTTCGACTATCTAAAAACCGCGATAAAACAACAGGGACGCACGCTGCAACAGGTGGCCGAAGCCAGCGGGATGACCAAGGGTTATCTCAGCCAGTTGTTGAATGCAAAGATAAAAAGTCCCAGCGCCCAAAAGCTGGAAGCGTTACACCGCTTCCTGGATCTTGAGTTTCCCCGTCGCGAGAAGAATATTGGCGTGGTGTTCGGTAAGTTTTATCCGCTGCACACCGGCCACATTTATCTGATCCAGCGCGCCTGCAGTCAGGTCGATGAGTTGCATATCATCATGGGCTATGACGAACCGCGTGATCGCGAGCTGTTTGAGAACAGCTCAATGTCACAGCAGCCTACGGTCAGTGACCGGCTGCGCTGGTTATTACAGACCTTCAAATATCAGAAAAATATCCGCATTCATGCCTTTAACGAAGAGGGGATGGAGCCGTATCCGCACGGCTGGGATGTCTGGGGGCGTGGCATTAAAGAGTTCATGAACCAGAAAGGCATTGAACCGAATACTATTTATTCCAGCGAAGAAGCGGATGCGCCGCAGTACCGCGAGCATCTCGGTATTGAAACGGTGCTGATCGACCCGAAACGTTCATTTATGAATATCAGTGGCCGCCAGATCCGTCAGGATCCATTCCGTTACTGGGATTACATTCCGACTGAGGTTAAACCGTTTTTCGTACGCACGGTGGCGATTCTGGGCGGCGAGTCCAGCGGGAAATCCACGCTGGTGAATAAATTAGCCAATATCTTCAACACCACCAGTGCCTGGGAATATGGCCGTGATTATGTGTTCTCGCACCTGGGCGGCGACGAAATGGCGCTGCAATATTCAGATTACGATAAAATTGCCCTCGGACAGGCGCAGTACATTGATTTCGCGGTGAAATATGCCAATAAAGTGGCGTTTATTGATACCGACTTTCTGACAACGCAGGCCTTCTGTAAAAAATACGAAGGGCGCGAGCATCCGTTCGTGCAGGCGCTGATGGATGAATACCGGTTTGATCTGGTTATCTTGCTGGAAAATAATACACCGTGGGTTGCGGATGGTCTGCGCAGTCTGGGCAGTACGTCTGACCGGATGTCTTTTCAGAATCTGTTAATCGAAATGCTGAATCAGAACAACGTGGAATATGTTCACGTGGAGTCCTCCGATTACGATCAGCGTTTTCTGGAATGCGTGGAGCTGGTACAAAACATGCTGGCGGCGGATACCAGCCGGTTGAATGGGCCACCATTGCGTTGA
- the radA gene encoding DNA repair protein RadA, which yields MAKAAKRAFVCNECGADYPRWQGQCSACQAWNSITEIRLAASPTVARNERLTGYAGDAGVSRVQKLSDISLDELPRFSTGFKEFDRVLGGGVVPGSAILIGGNPGAGKSTLLLQILCHLSENMKTLYVTGEESLQQVAMRAHRLSLPTANMNMLSETSIERICEIADIEQPKLMVIDSIQVMHMADIQSSPGTVAQVRETAAYLTRFAKTRGVAIVMVGHVTKDGSLAGPKVLEHCIDCSVLLDGDADSRFRTLRSHKNRFGAVNELGVFAMTEQGLREVSNPSAIFLSRGDEITSGSSVMVLWEGTRPLLVEVQALVDQSMMGNPRRVAVGLEQNRLAILLAVLHRHGGLQMADQDVFVNVVGGVKVTETSADLALLLSLVSSLRDRPLPQDLVVFGEVGLAGEIRPVPSGQERITEAAKHGFKRAIVPHANVPKKLPAGMQVFGVKKLADALAILDDL from the coding sequence GTGGCCAAAGCAGCAAAACGTGCATTTGTGTGTAATGAATGTGGCGCAGATTATCCGCGCTGGCAAGGGCAGTGTAGTGCCTGTCAGGCCTGGAACAGCATTACTGAAATCCGTTTGGCCGCTTCCCCGACTGTGGCGCGTAACGAACGTCTCACCGGTTACGCCGGTGATGCGGGGGTCAGCCGCGTGCAGAAACTTTCTGATATCAGCCTTGATGAACTGCCGCGTTTCAGCACCGGTTTTAAAGAATTCGACCGCGTATTAGGCGGCGGCGTGGTGCCGGGCAGTGCGATTCTGATTGGCGGTAACCCCGGTGCCGGTAAAAGTACGTTGCTGTTGCAAATTCTCTGTCATCTCAGCGAAAACATGAAAACCCTGTATGTCACCGGGGAAGAATCGCTGCAACAGGTTGCGATGCGCGCACACCGTCTGAGTTTACCGACGGCTAACATGAATATGTTATCGGAAACCAGCATCGAACGGATTTGCGAAATTGCAGATATTGAACAGCCGAAACTGATGGTGATCGACTCCATTCAGGTGATGCACATGGCGGATATCCAGTCGTCACCGGGTACGGTCGCGCAAGTGCGTGAAACAGCGGCCTATCTGACGCGTTTCGCTAAAACGCGCGGTGTGGCGATCGTCATGGTCGGTCATGTCACTAAAGACGGTTCGCTGGCGGGGCCGAAAGTGCTCGAACATTGTATTGACTGTTCCGTGCTGCTCGACGGCGATGCCGATTCGCGTTTCCGTACGCTGCGCAGCCACAAAAACCGCTTTGGTGCCGTGAACGAACTGGGCGTATTCGCCATGACCGAACAGGGACTGCGTGAAGTCAGCAATCCGTCGGCAATTTTTCTCAGCCGTGGGGATGAAATCACCTCCGGTAGCTCCGTGATGGTGTTGTGGGAAGGGACGCGCCCGCTGCTGGTTGAGGTTCAGGCGCTGGTCGATCAGTCGATGATGGGTAACCCGCGTCGTGTGGCGGTCGGTCTTGAGCAGAATCGTCTGGCCATATTACTGGCTGTGCTGCACCGTCATGGCGGCTTGCAGATGGCGGATCAGGATGTCTTTGTGAACGTGGTCGGTGGCGTGAAAGTCACCGAAACCAGTGCCGATCTGGCGCTGCTGCTGTCGCTGGTCTCCAGCCTGCGTGACCGTCCGTTGCCACAGGATTTGGTGGTGTTCGGTGAAGTCGGGCTGGCGGGGGAAATCCGCCCGGTGCCGAGTGGTCAGGAGCGGATTACCGAAGCGGCAAAGCACGGTTTCAAACGCGCCATTGTGCCGCATGCCAACGTGCCGAAAAAGTTGCCTGCCGGTATGCAGGTTTTTGGCGTCAAAAAGCTGGCTGATGCGCTGGCGATCCTCGACGATTTGTAA
- the serB gene encoding phosphoserine phosphatase, which produces MPNSLTYCDLPAEIHKWPGLPLSLSGDEVMPLDYRAGHTGWLLYGRKLDKTSITLFQRRLGRALVIVSAWAVEGYQVVRLAGSLTADAQLLAESFEFDVAQLGKVPYLRAPGLLVMDMDSTAIEIECIDEIAKLAGVGEQVADVTERAMRGELDFSASLRQRVATLKDADASILQQVRETLPLMPGLTVMVQRLQEAGWHVAIASGGFTYYAEYLRDQLNLVDVAANELEIRDGKLTGRVIGPIVDAQYKADTLLKLAEKLGISHEQTVAIGDGANDLKMMAVAGMGIAYHAKPKVYEQAAVCIRHADLLGVLCILSGSQSW; this is translated from the coding sequence ATGCCAAACAGTCTGACCTATTGCGATCTTCCTGCGGAGATCCACAAATGGCCGGGACTTCCCCTTTCATTGAGCGGTGACGAAGTCATGCCGCTGGATTACCGGGCAGGACACACCGGCTGGCTACTGTATGGCAGAAAACTGGACAAAACGAGCATTACGCTGTTCCAGCGCCGGTTAGGCCGCGCCCTGGTGATTGTCAGCGCCTGGGCAGTTGAAGGTTATCAGGTGGTGCGTCTGGCCGGTTCACTCACCGCTGATGCACAGCTTCTCGCCGAATCCTTTGAATTTGATGTCGCTCAGCTGGGGAAAGTGCCGTATCTGCGTGCACCGGGCCTGCTGGTCATGGACATGGATTCTACCGCGATTGAGATTGAATGCATCGATGAAATAGCCAAACTGGCTGGCGTCGGTGAGCAGGTAGCTGACGTCACTGAACGCGCCATGCGTGGTGAGCTGGATTTCTCCGCCAGCCTGCGTCAGCGCGTCGCCACCCTGAAAGACGCGGATGCCAGCATTCTGCAGCAGGTGCGTGAAACCCTGCCGCTGATGCCGGGGCTGACCGTAATGGTTCAGCGTTTGCAGGAAGCGGGCTGGCACGTGGCAATTGCGTCCGGCGGTTTCACCTATTACGCCGAATATTTGCGTGACCAGCTGAATCTGGTGGATGTGGCCGCGAACGAACTGGAAATCCGTGACGGTAAACTGACCGGTCGGGTGATCGGGCCGATTGTGGATGCACAATATAAAGCCGATACCCTGCTGAAACTGGCAGAAAAACTGGGCATTTCTCACGAGCAGACCGTCGCCATCGGTGATGGTGCGAATGACCTGAAAATGATGGCAGTCGCGGGCATGGGCATTGCTTATCACGCCAAGCCAAAAGTCTACGAACAGGCCGCAGTATGCATCCGTCACGCCGATCTTCTTGGCGTTCTGTGTATTCTCAGCGGCAGTCAATCCTGGTAA
- a CDS encoding YtjB family periplasmic protein codes for MARAKLKFRLHRAAIVLISLALLVILMQGASYFSLGHQLARSTQVEQLAQTLARQVAFSLAPLMDSDNDGADIAQISTILSQLTDGSRILDASVYQSDGSLVAHAGEQVPVRDRLSLDGKRAGSYFNHQIVVPIEDKNGPSGFLRITLDTHVLATESKQVDNTTNLLRLMMLAALGVGIILARTLLQGRRSRWQQSPFLLTASKPVKEDDEQEDEPDEFGPPPVLNIPEPESDVVAAKPATEAQTKEAAQAAYRSLKRSRPK; via the coding sequence ATGGCCAGGGCCAAACTTAAATTTCGCCTGCACCGCGCAGCTATCGTATTGATAAGTCTGGCATTATTAGTCATTCTGATGCAAGGCGCATCCTATTTCAGTCTGGGACACCAACTGGCCCGTTCAACGCAGGTGGAACAACTTGCCCAGACGCTCGCCAGACAGGTGGCGTTTTCCCTCGCGCCATTGATGGACAGCGACAATGATGGCGCTGATATCGCACAAATTTCCACTATTTTGAGTCAGCTTACCGATGGCAGTCGCATTCTCGACGCCAGCGTTTATCAGTCTGACGGCTCTCTGGTCGCGCACGCGGGCGAACAGGTGCCGGTGCGGGATCGTCTGTCGCTGGATGGTAAACGGGCGGGCAGCTACTTCAATCATCAGATTGTGGTGCCGATCGAAGACAAAAACGGCCCGAGCGGATTTTTACGTATCACGCTGGACACGCACGTGCTGGCCACAGAATCCAAGCAGGTGGATAACACCACCAATCTGCTGCGGCTGATGATGCTCGCCGCGCTGGGCGTCGGTATTATTCTGGCCCGCACGCTGTTGCAAGGCCGCCGTTCGCGCTGGCAGCAATCGCCGTTCCTGCTAACCGCCAGCAAACCGGTAAAAGAAGATGATGAGCAGGAAGACGAGCCGGACGAGTTCGGTCCACCGCCGGTGCTCAACATTCCTGAGCCGGAATCCGACGTCGTGGCAGCCAAACCGGCGACCGAAGCGCAAACCAAAGAAGCCGCACAGGCTGCTTACCGCAGCCTGAAACGCAGCCGCCCGAAGTGA
- the yjjJ gene encoding type II toxin-antitoxin system HipA family toxin YjjJ, protein MSELVDLLRQGSLTAKEITELLHINQSTLSRRLTKLPEIVKIGKSRATRYILPRPLDNQWCFPLYQINETGNAEKVGTLYSIWPGESCAVEMTNGQSLIYDGLPWFITDMRPQGFLGRAWGRDINASLHFSDDIKRWTESQTLIALARAGNETVGNFVIGEMAYQRWFHQPEDIPVPREDKNQVYERLAQRSLAGEEVGSSAGGEQPKFSCYAEHTDREASQVLVKFSAPPVNENARRWGDLLRAESHALRVLQDAGIPAAASEIFTGKKGEVFLEVERFDRVGARGRRGLVSLEAVSAEFGGGSRNWFLTGQQLQRNKIITVQTLGRIEQLYAFGKLIANSDMHQGNLSFIDPAIDPLKQALSISPVYDMLPMAFAPTNAGAMRREAVSLTLDPLVSKEKWVNAQAWARVFWRKVENDRDISAEFRHLASGMLAQMDGLTAIIQRLA, encoded by the coding sequence ATGTCTGAACTTGTGGATTTGCTGCGTCAGGGCAGCCTGACGGCGAAAGAGATCACTGAACTCCTGCACATCAACCAGTCAACGCTCTCAAGGCGGCTGACTAAACTTCCTGAAATCGTCAAAATCGGGAAAAGTCGCGCGACCCGTTACATTCTGCCGCGTCCGCTGGACAATCAGTGGTGCTTTCCGCTTTATCAGATTAATGAGACAGGAAATGCAGAAAAGGTTGGAACGCTGTATTCCATCTGGCCTGGGGAAAGCTGTGCGGTCGAAATGACCAATGGTCAGTCGCTGATTTACGACGGTTTACCCTGGTTCATCACGGATATGCGACCGCAAGGGTTTTTAGGTCGTGCGTGGGGGCGTGATATTAATGCCTCGCTACATTTTTCCGATGATATTAAAAGATGGACCGAATCTCAGACACTGATCGCGCTGGCGAGAGCGGGCAATGAAACAGTGGGTAATTTTGTTATCGGTGAAATGGCCTATCAGCGATGGTTTCACCAGCCGGAAGATATTCCCGTTCCCCGTGAAGATAAAAATCAGGTCTATGAGCGGCTGGCACAGAGGAGTCTGGCCGGTGAAGAGGTCGGTTCATCTGCGGGCGGCGAGCAACCTAAATTCAGTTGCTACGCAGAACATACAGACCGCGAGGCTTCACAGGTTTTAGTGAAATTCTCTGCGCCGCCAGTCAACGAAAATGCCCGTCGCTGGGGAGATTTATTGCGTGCCGAAAGCCATGCGCTGCGCGTACTGCAAGATGCGGGCATTCCGGCTGCGGCGTCCGAAATCTTTACCGGCAAGAAGGGCGAAGTTTTCCTCGAGGTAGAGCGATTTGACCGGGTAGGGGCGCGAGGTCGTCGCGGGCTGGTGTCGCTGGAAGCGGTCTCGGCCGAATTCGGCGGGGGAAGCAGAAACTGGTTTCTGACCGGACAACAGCTGCAGCGGAACAAGATTATTACCGTTCAGACGCTTGGCCGAATAGAGCAACTCTATGCCTTTGGTAAACTGATTGCTAACAGCGACATGCATCAGGGAAACCTGTCCTTCATCGATCCGGCCATCGATCCTTTAAAACAAGCGCTGTCGATATCGCCAGTCTATGACATGCTACCGATGGCCTTTGCACCGACCAATGCCGGTGCGATGCGCCGCGAAGCCGTGTCACTCACGCTTGATCCTTTAGTGTCGAAAGAAAAGTGGGTGAATGCGCAGGCATGGGCGAGGGTGTTCTGGCGGAAGGTGGAAAACGACAGGGACATCAGTGCTGAGTTCCGCCATCTGGCCAGTGGTATGCTGGCTCAGATGGACGGCTTAACAGCCATTATTCAGCGACTGGCCTGA